In Nymphaea colorata isolate Beijing-Zhang1983 chromosome 3, ASM883128v2, whole genome shotgun sequence, a genomic segment contains:
- the LOC116250765 gene encoding serine carboxypeptidase-like 18 isoform X2 produces MREETHLFYYFIKSENSPAQDPLLLWLTGGPGCSAFSGLVLEIGPMKFEEREYNGSLPRLVLNPYSWTKVSNVIFLDAPTGTGFSYSNTKEDYLTGDFKASNDNYMFLVKWLHQFPEFRSNPFYVAGDSYSGRPIPFLVQQIANGNREGYQPFVNLEGYILGNPYTDHKFDGLFVPFAYGMGLISEELYKEAEQSCGGRYDIARNAECAKNIYAVNQCVNGINTNNILEPNCLLSFIPNMRRSYGAQIDSHLILRLPQSFVPSVHCREQYYSLLEYWANDESVRDALHIPKDTIEEWVRCNWSIIQRSYHKDVKSALKYHKDLTSRGYRLLVYSGDHDAAVPFVGTRRWVASLNYTVNDAWRSWWVDGQIAGFTISYDHDVTFATLKGGGHTAPEYKPRECLAMVERWLSHSRL; encoded by the exons ATGAGAGAGGAGACCCACCTCTTCTATTACTTCATCAAGTCAGAGAACAGCCCGGCACAGGACCCCCTTCTGCTATGGTTAACTGGAGGCCCCGGCTGTTCTGCATTTAGTGGACTTGTGTTAGAAATTG GACCGATGAAGTTCGAGGAGAGAGAGTACAATGGAAGTCTGCCTCGGCTGGTCCTCAATCCTTACTCGTGGACCAAG GTTTCAAATGTCATATTTTTGGATGCACCTACTGGAACTGGCTTCTCTTATTCCAACACCAAAGAAGATTATTTGACAGGAGACTTCAAAGCTAGCAATGACAATTACATGTTCTTGGTGAAG TGGCTGCACCAATTCCCGGAGTTTCGTTCAAATCCATTTTACGTTGCGGGAGATTCATACTCCGGCCGACCAATTCCTTTTCTGGTCCAGCAAATTGCCAATG GAAACAGAGAAGGGTATCAACCATTCGTGAATCTCGAG GGTTATATTCTCGGCAATCCGTACACTGACCACAAATTTGATGGTTTGTTTGTGCCATTTGCATATGGCATGGGACTCATTTCAGAAGAACTGTACAAG GAAGCTGAGCAAAGTTGTGGAGGAAGGTATGACATTGCAAGAAACGCCGAGTGCGCTAAGAACATCTATGCAGTCAATCAG TGTGTGAATGGGATAAACACAAACAACATCCTAGAGCCCAATTGCCTTCTTTCATTCATCCCCAACATGAGAAGAAGCTATGGCGCGCAAATAGATTCTCATCTAATTTTGAGGCTGCCACAGTCCTTTGTTCCTTCGGTGCACTGCCGg GAACAATATTACTCTCTTTTGGAATATTGGGCAAACGATGAGAGCGTGAGGGATGCCTTGCACATCCCAAAG GACACAATAGAAGAATGGGTGAGGTGCAACTGGAGTATCATCCAACGCAGCTATCACAAAGATGTGAAGAGTGCACTCAAGTATCACAAGGATCTTACAAGTAGAGGCTACCGTCTACTGGTTTATAG cgGCGATCATGATGCAGCGGTTCCGTTCGTCGGGACCCGGCGATGGGTTGCTTCTTTGAATTACACAGTCAATGATGCATGGAGGTCTTGGTGGGTCGATGGCCAAATAGCAGG ATTCACGATAAGCTATGATCATGACGTCACATTCGCAACTTTGAAG GGAGGAGGTCACACAGCTCCAGAGTACAAACCAAGGGAGTGTCTCGCCATGGTGGAAAGATGGCTTTCCCACAGCCGACTTTGA
- the LOC116249754 gene encoding pentatricopeptide repeat-containing protein At5g06540-like codes for MVLALHGVEQTLVSLLQSWCTNLYVLKPIHARVFRHQLHHPTTLIASKLLTFCAISPRGDIHYARLIFRLLEDPNIFFYNIMIRGYAVSKHPAEAMSIFKLMKQKSVSPDGFTFPFLLKACSRMSSTVSEGESIHVQVIKCGFQSYLYVQNGLLHSYAGKGVISSVHKLFDEMRDPDVVSWSALVLGYVKVNDIESARQIFDKMPHRDVVSWTAMINGYARLRFAKEALELFYQMQSTGIKPDEVTMISVISSCSCKGDLELGLGLHKYIEDNGFGWMISLCNALIDMYAKCGCIERAQLVFERMPHRSLITWNSMISALAVHGRSRDALALFEKMKGVGVRPDGVTFLAVLCACTHNGSVDKGQQYFESMKKDYCIDAGIEHYGCMVDLLGRAGLLDEAYRLVVGMPIPCNDKVWGALLGACKIHGNAQMAEDVLRRLILLKPDEGGYYVLLANLYIEMERRADAMKVRQEMKARGAKKNAGFSSWIG; via the coding sequence ATGGTATTGGCCCTCCATGGAGTAGAACAGACCCTGGTTTCTCTGCTACAGAGTTGGTGCACCAACCTTTACGTTCTCAAGCCCATCCATGCCCGTGTCTTCAGACACCAACTCCACCACCCCACCACCCTTATTGCCTCCAAGCTGCTAACTTTCTGTGCCATCTCCCCACGAGGTGACATCCACTATGCAAGGCTCATATTCAGACTTCTCGAGGACCCAAACATCTTCTTCTACAACATCATGATCAGGGGTTATGCTGTGAGCAAACATCCTGCAGAAGCAATGTCAATTTTTAAACTAATGAAGCAGAAATCTGTCAGCCCGGATGGCTTCACCTTCCCCTTCCTTCTCAAGGCTTGCTCCAGGATGTCCTCGACCGTCTCAGAAGGAGAATCTATTCATGTGCAAGTAATCAAGTGCGGGTTTCAATCCTACCTGTACGTTCAGAATGGTTTACTTCACTCGTATGCTGGAAAGGGTGTAATTTCTTCCGTACACaagttgtttgatgaaatgcgtGATCCGGATGTGGTTTCTTGGTCCGCCTTAGTTCTTGGGTATGTGAAAGTAAATGACATAGAATCAGCGCGCCAGATCTTTGACAAGATGCCTCATAGGGATGTGGTTTCTTGGACGGCTATGATCAACGGCTATGCAAGGTTAAGATTTGCTAAAGAGGCACTTGAGTTGTTTTATCAGATGCAATCCACTGGCATCAAGCCGGATGAGGTTACTATGATCAGCGTTATCTCATCATGTTCTTGTAAAGGAGACCTTGAACTCGGGCTGGGCCTCCATAAATACATTGAAGATAATGGATTTGGATGGATGATCTCCCTTTGCAATGCTCTGATTGATATGTATGCTAAATGTGGCTGCATTGAACGGGCACAACTGGTTTTTGAGAGAATGCCCCACCGCAGTTTGATAACATGGAATTCAATGATATCGGCCCTTGCAGTGCATGGAAGAAGTCGAGATGCTCTTGCCCTTTTTGAGAAGATGAAGGGAGTCGGAGTGAGGCCAGATGGAGTCACGTTCCTAGCAGTTCTATGTGCGTGCACACATAATGGGTCAGTAGATAAGGGGCAACAATATTTTGAGAGCATGAAGAAGGATTATTGCATTGATGCTGGTATTGAGCATTATGGGTGTATGGTTGATCTTCTTGGCCGTGCAGGCCTCTTGGATGAAGCATATAGACTTGTGGTGGGCATGCCAATTCCCTGCAATGACAAAGTGTGGGGAGCATTATTGGGTGCTTGCAAGATCCATGGCAATGCCCAGATGGCAGAAGACGTCTTGAGACGATTGATTTTATTGAAACCAGATGAAGGAGGATATTATGTGTTATTGGCTAACTTATACATTGAAATGGAGCGGAGGGCAGATGCAATGAAGGTAAGGCAAGAAATGAAAGCCCGAGGGGCCAAGAAAAATGCAGGTTTTAGTAGCTGGATTGGGTAG
- the LOC116250765 gene encoding serine carboxypeptidase-like 2 isoform X1 yields the protein MRTLPQFLPFALYIVLLLVLSWKDIAAAHASSSRLIRFLPGFDGPLPFELYTGYISVGMREETHLFYYFIKSENSPAQDPLLLWLTGGPGCSAFSGLVLEIGPMKFEEREYNGSLPRLVLNPYSWTKVSNVIFLDAPTGTGFSYSNTKEDYLTGDFKASNDNYMFLVKWLHQFPEFRSNPFYVAGDSYSGRPIPFLVQQIANGNREGYQPFVNLEGYILGNPYTDHKFDGLFVPFAYGMGLISEELYKEAEQSCGGRYDIARNAECAKNIYAVNQCVNGINTNNILEPNCLLSFIPNMRRSYGAQIDSHLILRLPQSFVPSVHCREQYYSLLEYWANDESVRDALHIPKDTIEEWVRCNWSIIQRSYHKDVKSALKYHKDLTSRGYRLLVYSGDHDAAVPFVGTRRWVASLNYTVNDAWRSWWVDGQIAGFTISYDHDVTFATLKGGGHTAPEYKPRECLAMVERWLSHSRL from the exons ATGAGAACTCTTCCTCAGTTCTTGCCATTTGCCCTTTACATAGTTCTTCTTTTAGTGCTTTCATGGAAGGACATAGCTGCTGCACATGCGTCCTCGAGCAGACTCATCAGGTTCCTTCCAGGTTTTGATGGACCTCTGCCATTTGAGTTGTACACTGG ATATATAAGTGTTGGGATGAGAGAGGAGACCCACCTCTTCTATTACTTCATCAAGTCAGAGAACAGCCCGGCACAGGACCCCCTTCTGCTATGGTTAACTGGAGGCCCCGGCTGTTCTGCATTTAGTGGACTTGTGTTAGAAATTG GACCGATGAAGTTCGAGGAGAGAGAGTACAATGGAAGTCTGCCTCGGCTGGTCCTCAATCCTTACTCGTGGACCAAG GTTTCAAATGTCATATTTTTGGATGCACCTACTGGAACTGGCTTCTCTTATTCCAACACCAAAGAAGATTATTTGACAGGAGACTTCAAAGCTAGCAATGACAATTACATGTTCTTGGTGAAG TGGCTGCACCAATTCCCGGAGTTTCGTTCAAATCCATTTTACGTTGCGGGAGATTCATACTCCGGCCGACCAATTCCTTTTCTGGTCCAGCAAATTGCCAATG GAAACAGAGAAGGGTATCAACCATTCGTGAATCTCGAG GGTTATATTCTCGGCAATCCGTACACTGACCACAAATTTGATGGTTTGTTTGTGCCATTTGCATATGGCATGGGACTCATTTCAGAAGAACTGTACAAG GAAGCTGAGCAAAGTTGTGGAGGAAGGTATGACATTGCAAGAAACGCCGAGTGCGCTAAGAACATCTATGCAGTCAATCAG TGTGTGAATGGGATAAACACAAACAACATCCTAGAGCCCAATTGCCTTCTTTCATTCATCCCCAACATGAGAAGAAGCTATGGCGCGCAAATAGATTCTCATCTAATTTTGAGGCTGCCACAGTCCTTTGTTCCTTCGGTGCACTGCCGg GAACAATATTACTCTCTTTTGGAATATTGGGCAAACGATGAGAGCGTGAGGGATGCCTTGCACATCCCAAAG GACACAATAGAAGAATGGGTGAGGTGCAACTGGAGTATCATCCAACGCAGCTATCACAAAGATGTGAAGAGTGCACTCAAGTATCACAAGGATCTTACAAGTAGAGGCTACCGTCTACTGGTTTATAG cgGCGATCATGATGCAGCGGTTCCGTTCGTCGGGACCCGGCGATGGGTTGCTTCTTTGAATTACACAGTCAATGATGCATGGAGGTCTTGGTGGGTCGATGGCCAAATAGCAGG ATTCACGATAAGCTATGATCATGACGTCACATTCGCAACTTTGAAG GGAGGAGGTCACACAGCTCCAGAGTACAAACCAAGGGAGTGTCTCGCCATGGTGGAAAGATGGCTTTCCCACAGCCGACTTTGA